A part of Pectobacterium cacticida genomic DNA contains:
- a CDS encoding tryptophan synthase subunit beta has protein sequence MLYIQRNSEGRLIRAEETPFPEMTEELPLDSPEAIAWQQGLQQLRQSDLEMVRVLEDLIQVLMHKGLITITDFPPAAQLKLMGRAQAREALNGGLNKLIGDDEETML, from the coding sequence ATGTTGTACATTCAACGTAACAGCGAGGGTCGTTTGATTCGGGCGGAAGAAACGCCTTTTCCTGAGATGACCGAAGAGCTGCCGCTGGATTCTCCAGAAGCAATAGCATGGCAACAAGGGCTTCAGCAACTACGCCAGAGCGATCTGGAGATGGTTCGCGTCCTTGAGGATTTGATTCAGGTACTGATGCACAAAGGCTTGATTACGATCACTGATTTCCCGCCCGCGGCGCAACTCAAACTGATGGGGCGTGCTCAGGCGCGTGAGGCGCTAAATGGGGGGTTAAATAAGCTGATTGGCGATGATGAAGAGACGATGCTGTAA
- the lapD gene encoding cyclic di-GMP receptor LapD — translation MSLYKQLLIAICVFVLIIFTGSFVVSLENSREQYNNQLHAHAQDAATALGLSLTPNIDDPAMVELMVSSIFDSGYYSSIRVRDISTGNVLLERTASPDIPDVPGWFVRLVKLQPGAGEAIVMRGWEQAARVDVVSHPMFAITRLWRSSTATFLWLLGCGALGVIIGAWLLRRQLRPLDYIVEQSLAITRREFLSQPALPATPEFRRVVQAMNLMVSQLKTLFAEEAERSERLRQDAYQDPQTGLLNRRAFDMQLSDKLADEETAPGFLILIRVQDLAGMNQRLGGQRTDALLAAVGHILRKAQTQHTDAKSLLARIRGGEFALFCPGLVDKEANALANELRRNLETLHLTGETDVSPVAQLGMVPFHPGDSAQSLFSQGDQALTQAESHSDTAAPFAPSPDHDESRDNDRHRWFSLLDPLLEQRRLLLFLQPVVACSAPHHILHHKVLARIQDEQGNLIAAGRFLPWIQRFGWDTRLDQAMLHEVLTYLRQHEGKLALSLSGATVQDLQQLADLLAPLKSQPEIANRLILELDENQLPESTQLDALVKLLNAHGCALGIQHFGGRFSLIGNLSQWGLAYLKVDGSYIRNIDREDDKKMFIEALYRATNSIALPLIAERVETEGELTVLQEMGLQGAMGRLLGEPQPATRA, via the coding sequence ATGTCTCTCTATAAGCAATTACTGATAGCCATCTGCGTGTTTGTGCTGATTATTTTCACCGGAAGTTTTGTCGTCAGTCTGGAGAATTCGCGCGAACAGTATAATAACCAGCTTCACGCCCATGCGCAGGATGCCGCCACCGCGCTGGGGCTCTCCCTAACGCCAAATATTGACGATCCGGCGATGGTGGAACTGATGGTCAGTTCGATTTTCGACAGCGGCTATTATTCCAGCATTCGCGTGCGGGATATCAGCACCGGCAACGTGCTGCTGGAACGCACCGCGTCGCCGGATATTCCTGACGTACCGGGCTGGTTTGTCCGGCTGGTTAAGCTACAACCCGGCGCAGGCGAAGCCATCGTCATGCGCGGTTGGGAACAGGCCGCCAGAGTCGATGTCGTCAGCCATCCGATGTTTGCGATAACCCGACTTTGGCGCAGCAGTACGGCGACGTTCCTCTGGCTACTGGGCTGCGGCGCGCTGGGCGTGATCATCGGCGCGTGGCTCCTGCGCCGCCAACTACGCCCGCTCGATTATATTGTCGAACAATCATTAGCGATTACCCGACGTGAGTTCCTTAGCCAGCCCGCCCTTCCCGCCACACCGGAATTCCGCCGCGTGGTGCAGGCCATGAATCTGATGGTCAGCCAGCTTAAGACGCTGTTCGCAGAAGAGGCGGAACGCAGTGAACGTTTACGCCAGGATGCCTATCAGGATCCGCAAACCGGTTTGCTCAACCGTCGCGCGTTCGATATGCAGCTCAGCGATAAATTAGCCGATGAAGAAACCGCGCCCGGCTTCCTCATCCTGATCCGTGTACAGGATCTGGCCGGTATGAACCAGCGTCTGGGCGGTCAACGTACCGACGCGCTGTTAGCCGCCGTCGGGCATATCCTGCGTAAAGCGCAAACCCAACATACCGATGCGAAAAGCCTGCTGGCACGTATTCGCGGCGGGGAATTTGCCCTCTTCTGCCCTGGGCTGGTTGATAAAGAAGCCAACGCGCTGGCGAACGAACTGCGGCGTAACCTCGAAACGTTACACCTGACCGGAGAAACCGACGTTTCTCCGGTTGCGCAGTTGGGAATGGTGCCTTTCCACCCCGGCGATAGCGCGCAATCTCTGTTTAGTCAGGGCGATCAGGCGCTGACACAAGCCGAAAGCCATAGCGATACCGCCGCGCCTTTCGCCCCGTCGCCTGATCATGACGAATCGCGCGACAACGACCGTCACCGCTGGTTTAGCCTGCTCGATCCATTACTTGAACAACGGCGCTTGCTGCTTTTCTTACAACCCGTCGTAGCATGTAGCGCTCCCCATCACATACTGCATCATAAAGTCCTGGCGCGTATTCAGGATGAACAAGGGAACCTTATCGCCGCGGGTCGCTTCCTGCCGTGGATTCAACGCTTTGGCTGGGACACGCGGCTGGATCAAGCCATGCTGCATGAGGTACTCACCTATCTGCGTCAGCACGAGGGCAAGCTGGCACTGAGCTTGTCTGGCGCGACCGTTCAGGATCTACAGCAACTGGCCGATCTTCTGGCGCCGCTAAAATCACAGCCCGAGATTGCCAACCGTCTGATTCTGGAGCTGGACGAGAATCAATTGCCGGAGAGCACCCAACTGGATGCGCTAGTCAAGCTATTAAATGCGCATGGCTGTGCGCTGGGGATTCAACATTTCGGCGGACGCTTTAGCCTCATCGGCAACCTGTCTCAATGGGGGCTGGCGTACCTGAAAGTCGATGGTAGTTACATCCGTAATATCGATCGTGAAGACGATAAAAAGATGTTTATCGAAGCGCTATATCGTGCTACGAACAGCATCGCTCTGCCGCTCATTGCCGAACGCGTTGAAACCGAAGGGGAATTGACAGTACTACAGGAGATGGGGTTACAGGGTGCCATGGGTCGGTTGCTAGGCGAACCGCAACCGGCGACACGCGCCTGA